The following are from one region of the Hymenobacter sp. YIM 151858-1 genome:
- the nusA gene encoding transcription termination factor NusA, translated as MNTLNLIESFSEFAKFKNIDRPTMMSILEEVFRTMIRKKYNDDSNFDVIINPDNGDLEIWRNREIVDDESEDIWDHDKIPLSEAQKIEPDFEVGEEVSEQVKLEEFGRRAVLMARQTLIQRIKDLERDNLYQKYKDMVGEIIAGEVYQVWGRETLVLDQEENELSLPKTEQIPKDRYRKGDTIRAVVHRVDVINGAPKIILSRAAPAFLERLMEQEVPEIFDGLITIKNIVREPGERAKVAVESYDDRIDPVGACVGMKGSRIHAVVRELENENIDIINYTDNLELYIQRALSPAKISSMKINEQTGRVSVFLKPDQVSLAIGRGGANIKLASRLVGMEIDVFREADSYEEDIALEEFSDEIDQWIIDELKKIGLDTGRAVLAVNKADIVRRTELEEENVEDVFRVIQAEFDGEDEAAEPAEGEAAEPNA; from the coding sequence ATGAACACGCTCAACCTCATCGAGTCGTTCTCGGAGTTTGCCAAGTTCAAGAACATCGACCGTCCTACCATGATGAGCATCCTCGAAGAGGTGTTCCGGACGATGATTCGTAAGAAGTACAACGACGACTCCAACTTCGACGTCATCATCAACCCCGACAACGGCGACTTAGAAATTTGGCGTAACCGCGAAATCGTGGACGACGAATCCGAGGACATCTGGGACCACGACAAAATTCCGCTGTCGGAAGCCCAGAAGATCGAGCCGGACTTTGAGGTAGGCGAAGAAGTATCGGAACAGGTGAAGCTGGAAGAGTTTGGCCGCCGTGCCGTGCTTATGGCCCGCCAAACGCTGATTCAGCGCATCAAAGACCTGGAGCGCGACAACCTGTACCAGAAGTACAAGGACATGGTTGGCGAAATCATCGCCGGCGAAGTGTACCAGGTATGGGGCCGCGAAACGCTGGTGCTTGATCAGGAAGAAAACGAGCTAAGCCTGCCCAAAACGGAGCAAATCCCCAAGGACCGCTACCGCAAGGGCGACACCATTCGGGCGGTGGTGCACCGCGTCGATGTCATCAACGGTGCTCCCAAGATTATCCTGTCGCGTGCGGCCCCGGCTTTCCTGGAGCGCCTCATGGAGCAGGAAGTGCCCGAAATCTTCGATGGCCTGATTACCATCAAGAACATCGTGCGCGAACCCGGCGAGCGTGCCAAAGTAGCCGTTGAAAGCTACGACGACCGCATCGACCCGGTAGGCGCCTGCGTGGGCATGAAAGGCTCGCGTATTCACGCCGTGGTGCGCGAACTCGAAAACGAGAACATCGACATTATCAACTACACCGACAACCTCGAGCTGTACATTCAGCGTGCGTTGTCGCCGGCCAAAATTTCATCGATGAAAATCAATGAACAAACCGGCCGTGTTTCGGTGTTCTTGAAACCAGACCAAGTGTCGCTGGCAATCGGCCGGGGCGGTGCCAACATCAAACTGGCCTCCCGCCTTGTGGGCATGGAAATCGACGTGTTCCGCGAAGCCGACTCTTACGAAGAGGATATTGCGCTGGAGGAATTCAGCGACGAGATTGACCAGTGGATTATCGATGAGTTGAAGAAAATCGGCCTCGACACGGGCCGTGCCGTATTGGCTGTGAACAAAGCCGATATCGTACGCCGTACCGAACTGGAAGAGGAGAACGTAGAAGACGTTTTCCGCGTCATCCAGGCCGAATTCGACGGCGAGGACGAAGCTGCCGAGCCTGCTGAGGGCGAAGCAGCAGAACCCAACGCGTAA
- a CDS encoding DUF7948 domain-containing protein encodes MAAPAPAQHIEFIPNKGQWPQPVHYMAPLVHGRLFLEATGWTYALAEPIDPHTKSATSGQAQLRAHAVRMEFVGARPETQLQPATLTGEVRNYLLGADPKNWASNVGSYRELRYLGVWPGIDVRLYENKQGLFEYDFELAPGADASLIRQRYTGAEQLSLGEGGTLQIRTSLGTITELAPRAWQLGPGGERRPVSCRYTLRGTDVSFALGRYDRARPLVIDPTVVFSTFTGATADNWGFTATYDPQGNMYSGGIAFGLGYPVTAGAYSTTFSGNIDIAIIKYNTATTGPASRVWATYLGGSSSDYPQSLVVNSRGELVILSTTGSANYPTTPDAFDRTFAGGPSVSPYGFNDPLYTIAQGTDLAITSLSASGSALVGSTYLGGTSVEGLNMRTGMVAELMRNYGDQFRGDVLVDANDNIYIASNSSSPDFPTRNNFQAARGAGLDAVVCKLTPSLNNLLWSSYLGGGNPDAAYSLQLDAAGRLYVCGGTTSVNFPTTPGALQTTHRGDVDGFVVRISADGSKMERSTLLGTAQYDQTYFVQLDTNGDVYLLGQSLGQYPVTAGRYANANGRQFIHKLNADLTTTSFSTVFGAGRPTIDISPTAFLVDQCNRIYVSGWGGSTNASQGNGYTTNLPTTPTAVQPTTDGSDFYLMQLAEGATHLEYATFFGGSSSDHVDGGTSRFDRRGFVYHAVCACGGGNATFPIPPGAGTYSTRNGYSNCNNAAFKFDFEPQRAVVGPDMTVCLSAGAIPLVGSPAGGIWSGPGVSGSVATGYVFNPTAVGLGQSTLTYKVVNNFCQSQTTQNVTVVPTPTATFQPLPFNEFCVNSPAVSLAALPAGGTFSGPGVSGSTFSPATAGPGTHTITYKYTVTGCSVTATQQVSVLTANAGPDFNLCLPAAPVRLGGSPAGGTWAGQYVTGSAATGYFFAPPATLTGNVALTYTIATASGCTSSSTLQASVFAAAVVAAPAQTNFCATDNTPLKLPNAAYWSGRGVQGPSFQGFTFNPAVAGPGQHTLTYVTYNGPCETRGSVTMSVGNPPAIALPPDTLLCPGSVQAFRLRGLPLGGTWSGQHVTAAGVFTPPAGFAGSVALTYTVNNGGCISSATRRVGVAPMPAFGPRWQATNCPTDRQAPLQVQFRGVDVADVQWDFGDGSTATGLNPAHIYAQPGRYQPKVVMYYNSRLCRTELQLAPIEVLETKPIPNIITPNADDKNDVFEVSAGCPPGLQVFSRWGQKVYDDAAYRNNWGGGNQPAGTYYYLLRYVDGRTVKGWLEIQR; translated from the coding sequence TTGGCCGCGCCCGCCCCGGCGCAGCACATCGAGTTTATTCCGAATAAGGGGCAATGGCCGCAACCGGTGCACTACATGGCGCCGCTGGTGCATGGCCGCCTATTTTTAGAAGCCACGGGCTGGACGTACGCCCTAGCTGAGCCCATCGACCCACACACCAAATCGGCCACCTCGGGGCAGGCGCAACTGCGGGCCCACGCCGTGCGCATGGAGTTTGTGGGTGCCCGCCCCGAAACGCAGCTGCAACCCGCCACGCTCACCGGCGAAGTGCGCAACTACCTGCTGGGTGCCGACCCGAAAAACTGGGCCAGCAACGTGGGCAGCTACCGCGAGCTGCGCTACCTGGGCGTGTGGCCGGGCATCGACGTGCGCCTGTACGAAAACAAGCAGGGCCTGTTCGAGTACGACTTCGAGCTGGCGCCCGGCGCCGATGCCTCGCTGATTCGGCAGCGCTATACCGGCGCCGAGCAGCTTAGCCTGGGCGAAGGCGGCACCCTCCAGATCCGGACTTCCCTAGGTACGATTACCGAGCTGGCGCCTAGGGCCTGGCAACTGGGGCCGGGCGGGGAGCGGCGGCCCGTCAGCTGCCGCTACACCTTGCGCGGCACCGACGTAAGCTTTGCTTTGGGCCGCTACGACCGCGCACGCCCTTTGGTGATTGACCCCACCGTCGTCTTCTCCACCTTCACCGGCGCCACGGCCGACAACTGGGGCTTCACGGCCACCTACGACCCGCAAGGCAACATGTACTCCGGCGGCATCGCGTTTGGCCTGGGGTACCCCGTAACGGCCGGCGCCTACAGCACCACCTTCAGCGGCAACATCGACATTGCCATCATCAAGTACAACACGGCCACCACGGGCCCGGCCTCGCGCGTGTGGGCCACCTACCTAGGCGGCAGCAGCTCCGATTATCCGCAGAGCCTGGTGGTGAACAGCCGCGGCGAGCTGGTAATCCTGAGCACCACCGGCTCGGCCAATTACCCCACCACGCCCGATGCCTTCGACCGCACTTTTGCCGGCGGCCCCTCCGTCAGCCCCTACGGCTTCAACGACCCGCTTTACACCATCGCGCAAGGCACCGATCTGGCCATAACCAGCCTGAGTGCTTCCGGCTCGGCCTTGGTAGGCTCTACTTACCTGGGCGGCACCAGCGTTGAGGGCCTGAACATGCGCACGGGCATGGTGGCGGAGCTGATGCGCAACTACGGCGACCAGTTTCGGGGCGACGTGCTGGTAGATGCCAACGACAATATCTACATCGCTTCCAACAGCTCCTCGCCCGATTTCCCTACCCGCAACAACTTTCAAGCGGCGCGCGGCGCCGGGCTCGATGCCGTGGTGTGCAAGCTCACGCCGAGCCTCAACAACCTGTTGTGGAGCAGCTACCTAGGCGGCGGCAACCCCGATGCGGCGTACTCGCTGCAGCTCGATGCGGCAGGGCGGCTGTACGTGTGCGGCGGCACCACCAGCGTCAACTTTCCGACCACGCCGGGGGCGCTGCAAACCACCCACCGCGGCGATGTTGACGGCTTTGTGGTGCGCATCAGCGCCGACGGCAGCAAAATGGAGCGCTCGACCCTGCTTGGCACGGCGCAGTACGATCAGACTTACTTCGTGCAGCTGGATACCAACGGCGACGTGTACCTGCTCGGGCAAAGCCTAGGTCAGTACCCCGTTACAGCCGGTAGGTACGCCAACGCCAACGGCCGCCAGTTTATTCATAAGCTGAACGCCGACCTTACCACCACCAGCTTTTCGACAGTGTTTGGCGCGGGCCGCCCTACCATCGACATTTCGCCCACCGCGTTTCTGGTCGATCAGTGCAACCGCATTTACGTTAGCGGCTGGGGCGGCAGCACCAACGCGAGCCAGGGCAACGGCTACACCACCAACCTGCCCACCACGCCCACGGCGGTGCAGCCCACCACCGATGGCAGCGACTTTTACCTGATGCAGCTGGCCGAGGGCGCCACGCACCTGGAGTACGCCACTTTCTTCGGCGGCTCCAGTTCCGACCACGTCGACGGCGGCACCTCGCGCTTCGACCGCCGGGGGTTTGTTTACCATGCCGTGTGTGCTTGCGGTGGCGGCAATGCCACCTTCCCGATTCCGCCCGGCGCCGGCACCTACAGCACCCGCAACGGCTACTCCAACTGCAACAACGCCGCCTTTAAGTTCGACTTTGAGCCGCAACGCGCCGTAGTTGGCCCCGACATGACGGTGTGCCTCTCGGCCGGCGCTATTCCATTGGTTGGTTCGCCGGCGGGCGGTATCTGGTCGGGGCCGGGCGTAAGCGGCTCGGTTGCCACGGGGTACGTGTTCAATCCTACGGCCGTGGGCCTGGGCCAAAGCACGCTCACGTACAAAGTGGTCAACAACTTCTGCCAAAGCCAAACCACCCAGAACGTTACGGTGGTGCCTACGCCCACCGCTACCTTCCAGCCGCTGCCGTTCAACGAGTTCTGCGTCAACTCGCCCGCTGTATCGCTCGCGGCTTTGCCGGCAGGTGGTACGTTTTCGGGGCCGGGCGTATCGGGCAGCACGTTTTCGCCGGCAACGGCAGGGCCGGGCACCCACACCATTACTTATAAGTATACCGTAACGGGCTGTTCCGTTACGGCTACCCAGCAGGTAAGCGTACTAACCGCCAACGCCGGCCCCGATTTCAACCTGTGCCTACCGGCTGCCCCGGTGCGCCTAGGTGGCTCGCCCGCCGGGGGCACCTGGGCAGGGCAATACGTTACCGGTTCGGCGGCTACGGGCTACTTTTTTGCGCCGCCCGCTACCCTTACCGGCAACGTGGCGCTTACCTACACCATTGCCACCGCCAGCGGCTGCACCAGCAGCAGCACCTTGCAGGCCAGCGTATTTGCCGCGGCCGTGGTAGCAGCGCCCGCCCAAACCAATTTCTGCGCCACCGACAACACCCCGCTCAAGCTGCCCAACGCCGCCTACTGGAGCGGGCGCGGCGTGCAAGGCCCGTCGTTTCAGGGCTTCACCTTCAACCCGGCCGTAGCCGGCCCCGGGCAACACACGCTCACGTACGTAACCTACAACGGCCCCTGCGAAACCCGCGGCAGCGTCACGATGTCGGTAGGCAACCCGCCCGCCATTGCCTTGCCGCCCGATACGCTGCTGTGCCCGGGCTCCGTGCAGGCCTTCCGCCTGCGCGGCCTGCCCCTAGGTGGTACGTGGTCGGGGCAGCATGTAACAGCCGCCGGGGTATTCACGCCCCCGGCGGGTTTTGCGGGCTCCGTAGCTCTTACCTACACGGTTAATAATGGCGGCTGCATCAGCAGTGCCACGCGCCGTGTGGGCGTGGCCCCCATGCCAGCTTTTGGGCCTAGGTGGCAAGCCACCAATTGCCCCACCGACCGCCAGGCTCCGCTGCAGGTCCAGTTTCGCGGGGTTGATGTAGCCGATGTGCAGTGGGACTTCGGCGACGGCAGCACCGCCACCGGCCTAAATCCGGCACACATTTACGCCCAGCCTGGCCGCTACCAGCCGAAGGTAGTGATGTACTATAACAGCCGCCTCTGCCGCACCGAGCTTCAGCTTGCTCCCATCGAGGTGCTCGAAACCAAACCCATCCCAAACATCATCACGCCCAACGCCGACGACAAGAACGACGTGTTTGAGGTATCGGCCGGCTGCCCACCTGGCTTGCAGGTGTTTTCGCGCTGGGGCCAGAAAGTGTACGACGATGCCGCTTACCGCAACAACTGGGGCGGTGGCAACCAGCCAGCGGGCACCTACTATTACCTGTTGCGCTACGTTGATGGGCGCACGGTGAAAGGCTGGCTCGAAATTCAGCGTTGA
- the rimP gene encoding ribosome maturation factor RimP has protein sequence MSFERTRIQQMLEASLPGPEYFVVGLTVSDTAVRPKITATIDGDQGIGIDELGSITRRLTRQIDEAYGEDAAYSLEVTSPGADQPLVSPRQYARHTGRTLSLKMTDGTEKTGTLEEATAEGVVVSEVVKEKNKKKTLEPALVPFADIQEAKVVISFK, from the coding sequence ATGAGCTTCGAACGCACCCGCATACAGCAAATGCTGGAGGCCAGCCTGCCCGGCCCCGAGTACTTTGTGGTAGGCCTGACGGTGAGCGACACGGCTGTCCGTCCGAAAATCACGGCTACCATCGACGGCGACCAAGGTATCGGCATCGATGAGCTTGGCTCCATCACGCGTCGTCTTACCCGCCAGATCGACGAAGCTTACGGCGAAGATGCTGCCTACTCATTGGAAGTCACTTCGCCCGGCGCCGATCAGCCCTTGGTGAGCCCGCGCCAGTATGCCCGCCACACCGGCCGCACGCTTAGCCTGAAAATGACCGACGGCACCGAAAAAACCGGCACCCTGGAAGAAGCCACCGCCGAAGGCGTTGTGGTGAGCGAGGTGGTAAAGGAAAAGAACAAGAAAAAGACTCTTGAGCCTGCGCTGGTACCGTTTGCGGACATTCAGGAGGCAAAAGTCGTCATCTCATTTAAGTAA
- the infB gene encoding translation initiation factor IF-2 produces the protein MPAPAAAPAATTVQPAPAPAPAPAPKPAPAPQPAPVAQQPVAPKSAPAPAATPAPVAAPQAAASAPASAPAAPAQPVAPAPAPAAPVAEAKPAAPVAAAPAPTPAPAEPTPEQGTIIARADQLKGLTVLGKIELPTDASRRGGGNRGARPVASSDVRKAGIGDKKKRQRITTPGGQQQGPGQGGNQQQGGNRPGGTGNDRPTRPANQGNRPGGPGGRDNRGGNPNRPAPAVSPEQSDKQIQDQIKATLARLSGGRGGNQQNRAKYRRDKRAGIAEAQELARQQSELASKTLKLTEFISANDLASLMNASVNDVIKVCLNMGMFVSINQRLDAEAITVIADEFGYDVEFLSAEDEQDVAIVDEDDPEALQDRAPIVTIMGHVDHGKTSLLDYIRNAQVAKGEAGGITQHIGAYEVTTDSGRKITFLDTPGHEAFTAMRARGAKVTDIAIIVVAADDSVMPQTKEAINHAQAAGVPIVIALNKIDKPGANPDKVREELSAINILVEEWGGKYQSQEVSAKTGAGISDLLEKVLLEAELLELKANPDRRAVGSVIEASLDKGRGYVTTILVQTGTLNVGDIVLAGPHYGRVKAMTDHRGKKMKSAGPSTPVQLLGLQGAPQAGDKVVAMETEREAREIATQRLQLQREQSMRTKKHITLDEIGRRLAIGSFKELNIIVKGDVDGSVEALSDSLLKLSTGEVAVNILSKGVGAISESDVLLASASDAIIIGFQVRPSLGARKLAEQEQIDIRLYSIIYNAINEVKDAMEGMLAPTVQEVTVATVEVRQVFNITKVGTIAGCMVTDGTIARNTKVRVVRDGIVQHTGAILALKRFKDDASEVRQGYECGISIKNFDDLREGDIIEGFEEKEVKRTL, from the coding sequence GTGCCAGCCCCGGCTGCGGCCCCTGCAGCTACTACTGTTCAGCCCGCTCCGGCACCTGCGCCCGCACCGGCTCCCAAGCCTGCACCGGCACCGCAACCCGCACCTGTAGCACAGCAGCCAGTTGCGCCTAAGTCTGCGCCAGCCCCTGCCGCCACGCCGGCACCGGTAGCTGCGCCCCAGGCTGCAGCGTCGGCACCGGCTTCTGCTCCAGCAGCCCCGGCTCAGCCTGTTGCTCCGGCGCCAGCGCCAGCAGCTCCGGTTGCCGAAGCTAAGCCTGCTGCGCCGGTAGCGGCTGCCCCCGCTCCTACCCCGGCTCCGGCCGAGCCAACTCCTGAGCAAGGCACTATCATCGCTCGCGCCGATCAGCTGAAAGGCCTGACGGTGCTAGGCAAGATTGAGTTGCCCACCGACGCTTCGCGTCGTGGTGGTGGCAACCGTGGTGCCCGCCCGGTAGCCTCTTCGGATGTGCGCAAGGCAGGCATTGGCGATAAGAAAAAGCGCCAGCGTATTACTACGCCCGGTGGACAGCAGCAAGGCCCCGGCCAGGGCGGCAATCAGCAACAAGGCGGCAACCGCCCCGGCGGTACCGGCAACGACCGCCCGACGCGTCCGGCCAATCAGGGCAACCGCCCGGGTGGGCCCGGCGGCCGCGACAACCGCGGTGGCAACCCCAACCGTCCGGCTCCTGCTGTATCGCCCGAACAGAGCGACAAGCAGATTCAGGACCAGATCAAGGCTACGCTGGCTCGTTTGAGCGGTGGCCGTGGTGGCAATCAGCAAAACCGCGCTAAGTACCGCCGCGATAAACGCGCTGGTATTGCCGAAGCGCAAGAGCTGGCCCGTCAGCAAAGCGAGCTGGCCTCGAAGACGCTGAAGTTGACCGAGTTCATCTCGGCCAATGATTTGGCTTCGCTGATGAACGCCTCGGTGAACGACGTTATCAAGGTTTGCTTGAACATGGGCATGTTCGTGTCCATCAACCAGCGCCTCGATGCCGAAGCCATTACGGTTATTGCCGATGAGTTTGGCTACGATGTAGAATTCCTGTCGGCTGAAGACGAGCAGGATGTGGCCATCGTTGACGAAGACGATCCGGAAGCACTGCAGGATCGTGCTCCGATTGTGACCATCATGGGTCACGTCGACCACGGTAAAACCTCGCTGCTCGACTACATCCGCAATGCGCAGGTAGCCAAAGGCGAAGCCGGTGGTATCACGCAGCACATCGGTGCTTACGAAGTAACCACCGACTCGGGCCGCAAAATCACCTTCCTCGATACCCCTGGTCACGAAGCGTTTACCGCTATGCGTGCCCGCGGTGCCAAGGTAACCGACATTGCCATCATCGTGGTGGCTGCCGACGACTCGGTGATGCCGCAGACGAAGGAAGCCATTAACCACGCGCAAGCTGCCGGTGTACCCATCGTGATTGCGCTGAACAAGATTGATAAGCCGGGTGCAAACCCCGACAAAGTCCGCGAGGAACTGTCGGCCATCAACATTCTGGTTGAAGAATGGGGTGGTAAGTACCAGTCGCAGGAGGTATCGGCCAAAACCGGTGCTGGCATCAGCGACCTACTCGAGAAGGTTCTGCTGGAAGCCGAACTGCTTGAGCTGAAGGCCAACCCCGACCGTCGGGCTGTGGGCTCGGTTATCGAAGCTTCGCTCGACAAAGGCCGTGGCTACGTAACCACCATTCTGGTGCAAACGGGTACACTGAACGTAGGCGACATCGTGTTGGCTGGTCCGCACTATGGCCGCGTGAAGGCTATGACCGACCACCGCGGCAAGAAGATGAAATCGGCTGGTCCTTCGACTCCGGTTCAGCTCCTGGGTTTGCAGGGCGCGCCGCAAGCCGGCGACAAGGTTGTGGCAATGGAAACGGAGCGCGAAGCCCGCGAAATTGCTACCCAGCGCCTGCAGCTGCAGCGCGAGCAGTCGATGCGCACGAAAAAGCACATTACGCTCGACGAGATTGGCCGTCGTTTGGCTATCGGTTCGTTCAAAGAGCTCAACATCATTGTTAAGGGCGACGTGGACGGCTCGGTGGAAGCACTGTCGGACTCGCTGCTGAAGCTCTCGACCGGCGAAGTGGCCGTAAACATCCTCTCGAAGGGTGTAGGCGCCATTTCCGAATCGGACGTATTGCTGGCCTCGGCTTCGGATGCTATCATCATCGGTTTCCAGGTGCGCCCGTCGCTGGGTGCCCGCAAACTGGCCGAGCAGGAGCAAATTGACATCCGTCTCTACTCGATCATCTACAACGCCATCAACGAGGTGAAGGATGCGATGGAAGGCATGCTGGCCCCGACGGTGCAGGAGGTGACGGTAGCTACGGTGGAGGTACGCCAGGTGTTCAACATCACGAAAGTGGGTACGATTGCCGGCTGTATGGTTACCGACGGCACCATCGCGCGCAACACCAAAGTGCGTGTGGTACGCGACGGCATCGTGCAGCACACCGGAGCAATCCTGGCCCTCAAGCGCTTCAAGGACGATGCGTCGGAAGTGCGCCAAGGCTACGAATGCGGTATCTCGATCAAAAACTTCGATGACCTACGCGAAGGCGACATTATCGAAGGCTTCGAGGAGAAAGAAGTTAAGCGTACGCTGTAA